The proteins below come from a single Lineus longissimus chromosome 5, tnLinLong1.2, whole genome shotgun sequence genomic window:
- the LOC135487802 gene encoding uncharacterized protein LOC135487802 — protein MAEHGQGHVVSWAEKCSSPPKVSESRVSVQSEFMTCDSVQSSEYPTDNINPKPGDHNNSIERKPEDNFTTNTNTSIDNMRKDREAVYINMEKHPLHFPSAPYKRLEHPADKSLLASFFLSIIFLIFALALFCPAMGLVCFLVPFSVILRRCIDCCCCCCGGNMWTCSCCCSDIVSNQDAYWLHDTPFNKMVVQSLLTLENGLSLGRIKDLINARLVCAENKHGKKIYPRFTKKIIPLKAGYAWVNDDNFSINNHVIPVPQTIATKEDLEEYISDLASVSLNNEMPLWELHVLSNFGPDKDTVLIFRMHPCMTDGISMIHILMKSLADDSSPSCSTKPNFASRILFFNIVRAIIVGPLVFIHKWIFTRRDYNLFHGPPLTNQKRVVWSEPFSMEALTRVKQVTRSSMNDVIMSVCTGCIRHYQKCLGVENPFDMLATMPVDLRSEGFAKIKMGNGFTMLDIPLPTNTEGAIPRLWEFRHRMEEVKNSADPPIMYGLTSILLYIFPECIAHRILSAIYNHSTCVISNLMGPSLEQTFASRRIKDIIYWMPPRDEVALSISFITYGSQVRMAVLCDQSLVPKPEIMTNEFILQMDMLANLLSNRRIPGEHSSRRMESFHDPQQEMPEPSIEELQTKMQSVQQQLQELKAEVDSPEEASFDSEEHALTDKIEQLRDEFRELLIEMRRRRAHENNILSDDEENDDGELRRASMRRRTLSTASRRISIVSHTSMSRPLTTSSVGQPTRQSSQASHGGTPPSSPMSASYIKNNSDGPDRERESSPTSDQGKHLVTHEQVTVQEATGCDKDSYSPQVERKTATVVRIEPASIHRDSAANEKPASSENS, from the exons ATGGCCGAACACGGTCAGGGCCACGTGGTTTCATGGGCGGAGAAGTGCTCTAGTCCCCCGAAAGTGAGCGAATCTCGCGTGAGCGTCCAGAGTGAGTTCATGACATGCGACAGTGTACAATCATCGGAATACCCCACGGACAATATCAATCCAAAGCCTGGCGACCACAACAATAGTATTGAACGGAAACCCGAGGATAACTTCACTACGAACACTAACACCTCAATAGACAACATGAGGAAAGACAGGGAAGCTGTTTACATCAACATGGAGAAGCATCCGCTTCACTTTCCGAGCGCCCCGTATAAACGATTAGAACACCCAGCAGACAAAAGTTTGCTGGCATCTTTTTTCCTTAGCataatatttttgatatttgccTTAGCGTTGTTTTGCCCGGCGATGGGCCTTGTGTGTTTTCTAGTTCCGTTCTCCGTCATTTTGAGGCGTTGTATAgattgttgttgctgttgttgtggCGGGAATATGTGGACATGTTCCTGTTGTTGCTCGGATATTGTCTCGAACCAGGATGCATATTGGTTACACGACACTCCCTTCAacaagatggtggttcagtcaTTACTGACGCTAGAAAATGGATTATCACTCGGTAGGATTAAGGATTTAATCAATGCAAGGTTAGTCTGTGCAGAAAATAAACACGGTAAAAAGATTTATCCTAGATTCACGAAAAAGATCATTCCTCTCAAAGCGGGATACGCCTGGGTTAACGATGATAATTTCTCAATCAACAACCACGTGATTCCTGTCCCACAAACAATTGCTACAAAAGAAGATCTCGAGGAGTACATATCAGATTTAGCTAGTGTGTCACTAAATAACGAAATGCCACTTTGGGAGCTACACGTTTTATCCAATTTTGGCCCTGACAAGGATACAGTGCTTATATTTCGGATGCATCCTTGCATGACAGATGGAATATCAATGATACACATACTCATGAAGTCTCTTGCAGACGATAGCTCACCTAGCTGTAGCACAAAACCTAATTTCGCGAGTCGgattttatttttcaatatagTTCGTGCGATTATCGTAGGACCTTTAGTTTTTATTCACAAATGGATCTTCACTCGACGggattacaacttgttccaCGGGCCACCGTTAACCAATCAGAAACGTGTCGTCTGGTCGGAACCTTTTTCCATGGAAGCGCTCACCCGGGTAAAACAGGTCACAAGAAGCTCTATGAATGATGTCATAATGTCAGTATGCACCGGATGCATACGTCACTATCAAAAATGTTTAGGGGTTGAGAATCCATTTGATATGCTAGCGACAATGCCTGTTGATCTCCGCTCGGAAGGATTCGCTAAGATCAAGATGGGTAACGGGTTCACCATGTTAGATATCCCGCTTCCCACAAACACGGAAGGCGCTATACCAAGGTTATGGGAGTTCCGCCACCGCATGGAAGAAGTGAAAAATTCTGCTGACCCTCCGATAATGTATGGCCTTACCTCAATTCTGTTGTACATATTTCCTGAATGTATCGCTCATAGGATTCTGAGTGCCATTTACAACCATAGTACCTGTGTCATAAGTAACCTAATGGGACCAAGCCTTGAGCAGACTTTTGCCTCGCGGAGGATTAAGGACATCATTTACTGGATGCCTCCGCGGGATGAAGTAGCGCTCTCTATCTCTTTCATCACGTATGGGAGTCAAGTGCGCATGGCAGTATTATGTGACCAAAGTTTGGTGCCTAAGCCCGAGATCATGACAAATGAGTTCATTCTGCAG ATGGATATGCTGGCCAACCTCCTATCCAATCGCCGCATCCCCGGCGAGCATTCCAGTCGCCGAATGGAGTCCTTTCACGATCCTCAACAAGAAATGCCTGAACCTTCCATCGAAGAG CTCCAAACGAAAATGCAAAGCGTTCAACAGCAACTGCAGGAGTTAAAGGCAGAGGTCGACTCTCCCGAAGAGGCCTCGTTTGATTCGGAAGAGCATGCATTGACCGACAAGATAGAACAACTCAGGGATGAATTCCGCGAGCTTCTCATCGAGATGAGGAGGAGGCGGGCACAtgaaaataatattctttcagaTGAT GAAGAGAATGACGATGGCGAGCTCCGCCGCGCTTCCATGAGGCGACGCACCCTATCAACGGCCTCGCGGAGGATCTCCATCGTGTCTCACACTTCAATGTCAAGGCCACTCACCACATCGTCTGTTGGACAACCAACCAGGCAATCATCACAAGCATCTCATGGTGGTACGCCGCCCTCTTCACCCATGTCA GCTAGCTACATAAAGAACAATAGTGACGGACCAGACAGGGAAAGGGAATCGTCGCCAACATCAGATCAGGGTAAACATCTCGTAACTCACGAACAGGTCACGGTGCAGGAAGCGACAGGGTGCGACAAGGATTCATATTCGCCACAAGTGGAAAGAAAAACAGCTACTGTTGTCAGAATCGAACCTGCGTCTATACATAGGGACTCGGCTGCTAATGAAAAGCCGGCATCGAGCGAAAACTCATGA
- the LOC135487799 gene encoding uncharacterized protein LOC135487799 encodes MESRAMAEVSVQQDFARFKKTIESLAPVFQDILQHFENVAERHFKTGNREQKEEDMKSLLISENDEKYLQDTLRKSCAPVVAFVGSSNAGKSSLLNLVLGKTRIVPEKQHCCTARVVRLKRSTAPPGSRDGQSWCLLDKHGNRVSDPQAFQRRIPTELIDLEDEQRYGVDVEQVVEGTVFADGLLSYGVEVIDTPGLGESESLNNLLLKAMNNDIRPLIVYVINGQTFLKCEEFDLINNLKTSYPQAEFIFVVNKSDIDESHDSMDHSDGEDVVDGATNERDKRDCSVRRLGELETIMKKLKYLGYLNREEEFGKSEIFHCLSARLVRNARRKMKTKSGSELSDSEKLFLDSYERFHDCLVNRLHYIMRDLEVCVRDRVNNLLKSFLELLGSNRVGILKALHDMGDFIASAQKAENRIHENRSLHKIFDKIFSNEAVISSTLDTAKESLSRLAEGPVAMRKLEDIQRDPARRLWLKRFGLPEAGQEDGRPSREEEVNQRFIARIKAVSFAIEAELVIVNRVSSGLADRMEKALMESAGEFQDVMNEARSQNVEVLSGLFDQAYRVRHHKAGGFDGVAKMHDIVNCQWAPLKTMVWETVRRYCEEVLKTIKIKQANYKQWQTDFVEMAFSQLSEEEIGSRLREGCSNKLNEMHRDFIKITSRVKELREAVKRTGSENIKLLETDVKSRLLLHMCEVASIEFQRDQGRELEAGHRWLGQDGDFTIRECKANRDWVIYVARKCDFPDEQEWLKVTGHVFFASEMRKRLAKLHPNLVNCHGFWMPDRETFNVAFDRTDSTLAEYLNTRSPTLRERLSIALKIAHALADIHAVHLSHLDLRLSNIVMLGDEPKLLHCCSKSPLDPIVVEKDGKSTKHPPFHLHPDFTTRERTDATTYMDCYAYGMFLWILTTGSPEAYPEVFAAYDTIQRLSGARQERDTDILPEEPRASPGEEDLVTGLYELMKLTWRECKDLHMACVADHLEYLLDMRKESALFQAYPALKGATS; translated from the exons ATGGAAAGTCGAGCAATGGCCGAGGTCTCAGTCCAACAGGATTTCGCCCGATTCAAGAAAACAATCGAGAGCTTGGCGCCTGTCTTCCAGGATATCTTACAGCACTTCGAAAATGTGGCAGAGCGACATTTCAAGACGGGAAACAGGGAGCAGAAAGAGGAAGACATGAAATCTCTCCTCATTAGCGAAAACGATGAAAAATACCTGCAGGACACCCTGCGCAAAAGCTGTGCACCTGTCGTTGCATTCGTTGGGAGTTCCAACGCGGGTAAGAGTTCCCTGTTGAATCTTGTCCTCGGGAAAACGCGCATCGTACCGGAGAAGCAGCATTGCTGCACGGCAAGGGTGGTGCGACTGAAACGATCCACGGCACCTCCAGGGAGTCGCGACGGACAGTCATGGTGCTTACTGGACAAACATGGGAATAGAGTAAGTGACCCCCAGGCTTTTCAGAGGAGGATCCCAACTGAACTGATAGACCTTGAGGACGAGCAGCGTTATGGAGTGGACGTGGAACAGGTCGTTGAAGGGACTGTCTTCGCTGATGGGCTCCTCTCTTACGGTGTGGAGGTGATTGACACCCCCGGTCTCGGCGAATCGGAATCACTCAACAACCTACTTCTGAAAGCCATGAATAATGACATACGTCCTCTGATTGTCTACGTCATAAATGGACAGACATTCCTCAAGTGCGAG GAATTCGACCTCATCAACAATCTAAAAACAAGTTACCCCCAAGCGGAGTTCATTTTCGTGGTCAACAAATCGGACATTGATGAGTCTCATGATTCTATGGATCACAGCGACGGTGAAGACGTGGTGGACGGAGCGACAAATGAGAGAGACAAGAGGGATTGCTCAGTGCGGCGGCTAGGAGAACTGGAGACCATCATGAAAAAACTGAAATATCTAGGTTATCTCAACCGGGAGGAGGAATTCGGCAAGTCTGAGATATTCCATTGCTTGTCTGCTAGGTTAGTAAGGAATGCACGACGCAAGATGAAGACTAAGAGTGGTTCAGAATTGAGTGACAGCGAGAAGTTGTTTCTTGACTCCTATGAAAGGTTCCATGATTGTCTTGTGAATAGGTTGCACTATATTATGCGTGATTTGGAGGTGTGTGTTCGCGACCGCGTTAATAACTTGCTGAAATCCTTCCTTGAGTTGCTTGGGAGCAATCGTGTTGGTATCCTCAAGGCGCTGCATGACATGGGAGATTTCATAGCCAGCGCCCAGAAGGCTGAGAACCGCATTCATGAAAATAGGTCACTGCATAAGATCTTTGACAAGATTTTCTCAAATGAAGCCGTCATTTCGTCCACATTGGATACCGCTAAAGAAAGCTTGTCACGGTTGGCGGAGGGACCTGTCGCAATGCGGAAGCTAGAGGACATCCAACGTGATCCTGCGCGAAGGTTGTGGCTAAAGCGTTTTGGTTTACCAGAGGCGGGACAAGAGGATGGACGTCCGTCTCGAGAGGAAGAGGTGAACCAGAGGTTTATAGCAAGAATCAAGGCAGTATCTTTCGCAATAGAAGCTGAACTCGTCATCGTAAACCGTGTTTCTTCAGGCCTCGCCGACCGCATGGAGAAAGCCCTGATGGAGAGTGCTGGTGAATTCCAAGACGTCATGAATGAGGCTCGGTCGCAGAACGTTGAGGTGCTGAGTGGTCTGTTTGATCAGGCGTACCGGGTGCGACATCACAAAGCTGGTGGTTTTGATGGGGTCGCGAAAATGCACGACATCGTAAATTGCCAATGGGCGCCTCTGAAGACGATGGTGTGGGAGACGGTGCGTCGCTACTGCGAGGAGGTTCTCAAAACGATAAAAATAAAGCAGGCGAACTACAAACAGTGGCAGACGGATTTTGTTGAAATGGCGTTCAGTCAGTTAAGTGAGGAGGAGATAGGATCGAGGCTACGGGAGGGATGCTCCAATAAGCTAAACGAGATGCATCGAGACTTTATCAAAATAACTTCACGG GTGAAAGAACTCCGAGAAGCAGTGAAAAGGACAGGTAGTGAGAACATCAAACTACTGGAGACGGACGTCAAGTCTAGGCTACTCCTCCACATGTGTGAGGTCGCCTCCATCGAGTTCCAACGGGACCAAGGGAGGGAGTTAGAGGCAGGTCATCGCTGGTTGGGTCAAGACGGAGACTTCACCATCCGTGAGTGCAAGGCGAATAGGGACTGGGTGATCTACGTGGCGAGAAAATGCGACTTTCCCGATGAGCAGGAGTGGCTGAAGGTGACTGGACATGTCTTCTTTGCTTC CGAGATGAGGAAACGCTTAGCAAAACTCCATCCTAACCTCGTAAACTGCCATGGTTTCTGGATGCCAGACAGAGAGACATTCAATGTGGCGTTTGACAGGACGGACTCAACCCTGGCGGAATACCTTAACACCAGGAGCCCAACGCTTCGGGAACGTCTGAGCATCGCCCTGAAGATTGCTCATGCCCTGGCGGACATCCATGCTGTCCATTTATCCCATCTGGACCTCCGGCTCAGTAACATTGTG ATGCTGGGTGACGAACCCAAACTTCTCCACTGTTGTTCTAAGTCACCGCTGGATCCAATTGTAGTAGAAAAGGATGGAAAGTCTACAAAACATCCGCCCTTCCACCTGCATCCTGATTTCACAACAAGAGAAAGGACCGACGCCACAACCTACATGGATTGCTACGCTTATGGGATGTTCCTTTGGATACTGACCACTGGTTCTCCGGAAGCCTACCCGGAGGTGTTCGCAGCATATGACACCATACAACGGCTTAGTGGAGCCAGACAGGAGCGGGATACGGATATCTTGCCGGAGGAGCCGCGCGCGTCGCCAGGGGAGGAGGATCTGGTGACAGGACTATATGAGTTGATGAAGCTCACATGGAGAGAATGCAAGGACCTTCACATGGCTTGTGTTGCTGATCATTTGGAATATCTGTTGGATATGAGAAAGGAAAGTGCGCTATTTCAGGCTTACCCGGCTCTGAAGGGGGCGACCTCATAA
- the LOC135487748 gene encoding DNA-directed RNA polymerase II subunit RPB1-like — MYEHILFENFRWYGSAAVKREIKKPPPPPSPTRSYSNGPIFPKNRSIPCSPTTGSPTSCYLQSPPPPSPTGNCANGPNFLQTFPKQYNRILASSEDYFQQQNPPPPPSPTRAMNMANGPNFPQNLSSSNSAYIQSPPVQYSSAMPAFPQNPSMLFSSPGQGVSNIPSTDCSTGLTFLNSPSVQMPSSPTRSVPHSPTRSLSCASPSIEYPQSPVWSFPRNPMRSLSIQSAPDQVPSSPIHSGASTPTRRLSLEQCFQPQYPPCPSRTMPLSPIGSMPCIQSSQPHYPSSPTHAMPHSPSSTRHISFVQSSQPQYPSSPTRTMPLSPIASMPCIPSSLTQYPPSPTRTMHYSPTTTRRLSLEQYPPSPIRTMPLSPIGSMPCIASSLHQYPPGPSQTMPQTFLQNSEPHFPSSPTRTMPHSPTRTQPFVQNSQIKYPSSPTRGLPHSPAITRSQSFVQSSPVPIPPSPTRNVPPNSIFPNTPQFPQSPGPCSPSRPTFFPQDLSFQPSSANQFPSSQSQTIPHSPTTSSYLYTQPDPIPTTQTRILPSDSVVDFPIGPPNSQGSFMSRSPTRPNAFPQSLPTQVPSISQGQHISSGQTRTMAHSPTQNPSYLQSPTGPVSQQNMPGSPSRNLPLMQSSFMNEAGQHDSSGMARSPSFPMDLLFAPSPTAPPNQTYPYNYDISHNH, encoded by the coding sequence CCCacctcctcctagtcctaccaGGTCATATTCGAATGGACCTATCTTCCCTAAGAATCGTTCAATACCCTGTAGCCCGACCACTGGGTCCCCGACTAGCTGCTACCTTCAGAGCCCGCCCCCTCCCAGCCCGACTGGCAACTGTGCAAATGGTCCTAATTTCCTTCAGACATTCCCAAAACAATACAATAGAATACTGGCGAGTTCAGAAGACTATTTCCAGCAACAGAACCCACCACCTCCCCCCAGCCCCACTCGGGCCATGAATATGGCAAACGGGCCAAACTTTCCTCAAAACTTATCCTCGTCGAATTCTGCATATATTCAGAGTCCACCTGTTCAGTATAGTTCAGCAATGCCAGCGTTTCCTCAGAATCCATCAATGCTATTCAGTTCCCCAGGTCAGGGTGTTTCCAACATTCCATCAACTGACTGCTCCACAGGTCTGACATTTTTAAATAGCCCCTCAGTACAGATGCCCTCTAGCCCTACTCGCTCTGTCCCTCATAGTCCAACTAGGAGCCTGTCATGTGCGAGTCCATCAATTGAATATCCTCAAAGCCCAGTTTGGTCTTTTCCTCGTAATCCAATGCGGAGCTTATCTATACAGAGTGCACCAGATCAGGTCCCATCTAGTCCGATTCATTCCGGGGCTTCTACCCCTACGAGGAGACTATCATTGGAGCAGTGCTTTCAACCGCAATATCCCCCTTGCCCAAGTAGAACAATGCCTCTGAGCCCTATTGGGAGCATGCCTTGTATCCAAAGTTCCCAGCCACATTATCCATCTAGTCCAACTCATGCTATGCCTCATAGTCCTTCTAGTACGAGGCATATATCATTTGTGCAAAGTTCACAGCCCCAGTACCCATCGAGTCCAACTCGGACAATGCCTCTGAGCCCTATTGCCAGCATGCCTTGCATTCCAAGTTCTCTGACTCAGTATCCCCCCAGTCCCACACGAACAATGCATTATAGCCCTACTACTACAAGAAGACTATCATTGGAACAATATCCACCTAGTCCTATTCGAACAATGCCTCTAAGCCCGATAGGAAGCATGCCCTGCATTGCAAGTTCTCTGCACCAGTATCCCCCTGGTCCAAGTCAAACAATGCCACAGACCTTTCTGCAAAATTCGGAACCCCACTTCCCCTCCAGTCCAACACGAACGATGCCTCACAGTCCTACAAGGACTCAgccatttgtgcaaaattcacaaATCAAGTACCCCTCCAGTCCAACTAGAGGACTGCCTCATAGCCCTGCCATTACTAGGAGTCAATCTTTCGTTCAGAGTTCTCCTGTACCCATTCCCCCAAGCCCAACTCGAAACGTTCCACCGAATTCAATATTCCCCAACACGCCTCAGTTTCCTCAGAGTCCAGGGCCATGCAGTCCTTCAAGACCTACTTTCTTTCCACAAGACTTGTCATTTCAACCGAGTTCTGCAAATCAGTTTCCTTCAAGTCAATCTCAAACAATTCCACACAGCCCCACAACATCTTCTTATTTGTATACTCAACCAGATCCAATTCCCACCACTCAGACTCGAATTCTGCCTTCTGATTCTGTAGTTGACTTTCCTATTGGGCCTCCAAATTCACAGGGCTCATTTATGTCACGGAGCCCAACAAGACCTAATGCTTTCCCACAGAGCCTACCAACTCAAGTGCCTAGCATATCTCAAGGGCAGCATATCTCAAGTGGCCAAACTCGAACCATGGCTCATAGTCCTACTCAGAATCCATCATATCTGCAGAGTCCGACTGGCCCAGTTTCCCAACAAAACATGCCTGGCAGTCCATCTAGGAATCTCCCTCTTATGCAGAGCTCATTCATGAATGAAGCAGGTCAACATGATTCGAGCGGTATGGCCCGGAGTCCATCATTCCCGATGGATCTACTGTTTGCGCCAAGCCCTACTGCCCCACCTAATCAGACATATCCATATAACTATGATATCTCACACAATCACTGA